The following coding sequences lie in one Pontibacter sp. G13 genomic window:
- a CDS encoding arylsulfatase, which translates to MFRLLRTFCGFVLLATLTHCTSTERSKASRVQDARPNIIIVLVDDMGFSDLGSYGGEIQTPNIDQLATGGIRFTQFYNTARCCPTRASLLTGLYPHQAGIGQMTGDQGAEFPGYRGQLKQSAVTIAEVLKSEGYQTGMVGKWHVSNTQQQKSQKRSETPQLDWLNHQDFADADFGPLEAYPTARGFDKYYGNIWGVVNFFDPFSLVNGTTPVASVPDDYYHTDALSDSAVSYVKEFAQQDAPFFLYLAHTAPHWPLHALPEDIDKYADTYTEGWDAIRSSRFERMKELGILGPEVSLPDHQRKIDIWAENPHQAYDARKMAVHAAMIDRIDQGMGRLLATLEETNQLDHTLILFLSDNGASPEMPKKAGFDRNSETRDGQQVIYTTNDKTIMPGGELTYAGIGDHWANVANTPFRYWKARTFEGGICTPLIAHWPNGITQQAGSINKSPGHVIDLMATCLDVAGATYPRQFNGHDITPMEGKSLAPIFTNGSREGHESIFFEHFWSSALRMDKWKLVALPDGVWELYDLDADRTEQHNLIDQFPEVAEKMKARWQEEATRTQVFPGPKMPKHVKKQRKAAGTIK; encoded by the coding sequence ATGTTCCGACTGCTCCGCACATTCTGTGGCTTCGTATTGCTTGCCACACTCACTCATTGCACCTCGACAGAGCGTTCCAAGGCGTCCCGAGTCCAAGATGCTCGACCCAATATCATCATTGTCCTAGTGGATGATATGGGTTTCTCCGACCTCGGGTCCTACGGGGGGGAAATTCAGACTCCAAATATCGACCAATTGGCAACTGGGGGAATTCGCTTTACGCAATTCTATAATACCGCTCGCTGCTGCCCGACGCGGGCTTCATTGCTTACAGGATTGTATCCGCACCAAGCAGGAATCGGCCAGATGACCGGCGATCAAGGGGCGGAATTTCCCGGGTATCGCGGACAACTCAAACAGTCGGCTGTGACCATTGCGGAAGTGCTGAAATCCGAAGGTTACCAAACTGGGATGGTCGGCAAATGGCACGTCTCGAATACCCAGCAGCAAAAATCCCAAAAGCGATCTGAAACCCCTCAGCTGGATTGGCTCAATCATCAAGATTTTGCGGATGCTGATTTTGGCCCGCTAGAAGCATATCCGACAGCCCGAGGATTTGACAAATACTATGGCAATATCTGGGGAGTGGTGAATTTCTTCGACCCCTTCAGCCTCGTCAATGGAACAACGCCCGTGGCCTCTGTTCCGGATGACTACTATCACACTGACGCATTGTCAGATTCTGCGGTGAGCTACGTCAAGGAATTCGCCCAACAGGATGCGCCGTTTTTCCTGTACCTTGCTCATACCGCTCCGCATTGGCCGCTACACGCGTTGCCGGAGGATATCGATAAATATGCCGACACCTACACCGAAGGCTGGGATGCGATCCGGTCTAGTAGATTTGAGCGAATGAAGGAGTTGGGAATTTTGGGACCAGAGGTGTCCTTGCCCGATCACCAACGCAAAATCGATATTTGGGCAGAAAACCCTCACCAAGCCTATGATGCCCGCAAAATGGCGGTCCATGCAGCGATGATCGACCGGATCGATCAAGGCATGGGGAGATTGTTGGCGACTCTTGAGGAAACGAACCAGCTCGACCATACGCTCATCTTATTCTTGTCGGACAATGGCGCCAGCCCCGAAATGCCCAAAAAGGCGGGATTTGACCGGAATTCTGAGACTCGCGATGGCCAGCAGGTGATCTACACCACCAACGACAAAACCATCATGCCCGGCGGAGAATTGACCTATGCGGGCATTGGCGATCACTGGGCCAATGTAGCCAACACGCCATTCAGATATTGGAAGGCGAGAACATTCGAGGGGGGTATTTGCACCCCCTTGATTGCGCACTGGCCCAATGGTATCACTCAACAGGCTGGCTCGATCAACAAAAGCCCGGGCCATGTCATTGACCTGATGGCGACCTGTCTGGATGTGGCGGGAGCAACCTATCCTCGCCAATTCAATGGACACGACATCACACCGATGGAAGGAAAAAGCCTTGCGCCGATTTTCACCAATGGCTCCCGCGAGGGCCATGAGTCCATCTTCTTCGAGCACTTCTGGTCCTCGGCACTTCGCATGGACAAATGGAAACTCGTCGCATTGCCCGATGGCGTTTGGGAACTCTATGACCTCGATGCCGACCGGACGGAACAACACAATCTGATCGATCAGTTCCCGGAAGTGGCTGAGAAAATGAAAGCCCGATGGCAGGAGGAAGCTACCCGGACGCAGGTATTCCCGGGACCGAAAATGCCCAAGCATGTAAAAAAACAACGCAAAGCCGCGGGCACAATCAAATAA